One segment of Acidovorax sp. DW039 DNA contains the following:
- a CDS encoding alpha/beta hydrolase: protein MYTTVNGHSTYCYTGGKPFDAAKPTVVMIHGVLNDHSVWALQSRYLAHHGYNVLAVDLPGHCKSAGDAPATVEQAADFIVALLDALGIARAALVGHSWGSLIALQAAAQLGERATHLALVGTAYPMKVSPALLESALNEPEKALRMVNVFSRCSLASPSGAGFWVFGAGMALGRKVLRSNAAVNVFHRGFNACNTYANGEQAIAQVTCPVLFALGVQDQMTPPKAAQTLVKAAQAAGKAVQVRHLPSGHHQMTEAPEETLAALRDFLAQ, encoded by the coding sequence ATGTACACCACCGTCAACGGACACAGCACCTACTGCTACACCGGCGGCAAGCCCTTCGATGCCGCCAAACCCACCGTGGTGATGATCCACGGCGTGCTCAACGACCACAGCGTGTGGGCCTTGCAAAGCCGCTACCTGGCCCACCATGGCTACAACGTGCTGGCCGTGGATCTGCCCGGCCACTGCAAAAGCGCGGGCGATGCGCCCGCCACAGTGGAGCAGGCTGCCGACTTCATCGTGGCGCTGCTCGACGCCCTGGGCATAGCCCGCGCGGCGCTGGTGGGCCACAGCTGGGGTTCGCTCATTGCGCTGCAGGCTGCCGCCCAGCTGGGTGAGCGCGCCACGCACCTGGCGCTGGTCGGCACGGCCTACCCCATGAAGGTGTCGCCCGCACTGCTGGAGTCAGCCCTGAACGAGCCGGAAAAGGCACTGCGCATGGTCAACGTGTTCTCGCGCTGCTCGCTGGCATCGCCCTCGGGGGCCGGGTTCTGGGTGTTTGGCGCAGGCATGGCCTTGGGGCGCAAGGTGCTGCGCAGCAATGCCGCGGTCAATGTGTTCCACCGGGGCTTCAACGCCTGCAACACCTACGCCAACGGCGAACAGGCGATTGCACAAGTCACCTGCCCGGTACTGTTCGCCCTGGGCGTGCAGGACCAGATGACGCCCCCCAAGGCGGCGCAGACCCTGGTGAAGGCCGCCCAGGCCGCAGGCAAGGCCGTGCAGGTTCGCCATCTGCCCAGCGGCCACCACCAGATGACCGAAGCCCCCGAGGAGACGCTGGCAGCGCTGCGCGATTTTCTGGCGCAGTAA
- a CDS encoding GDYXXLXY domain-containing protein encodes MNETLLPTPPAATDGPRSPTDALGHMVHEAKAQGLLPPHAQPPADTGRPWPVVVLTALGAWLAALPILSIFGLFGARWIMEGSGAYLVGAALVAGAVALLRSKDLALFVEQLSIPALCVGGSLLGIGLGRDLPNEAAAGALAVITLGVAAATPLPWLRMVLGATAGTLFAWMLTTATGSLRHASMLPLWAVAHTGLAVWVGLLVSQHHAVGHSPIASRLAAALEPLAGGWLVQALVWLAMLSGMTFLAGGVLGGGINAAWHSTQPHGPGAGAERLWQVPQVGSALLVLAAAWVVHRAWPAARQAQAALLVVVLAGLGFFIPMLGGALLALAIAGTTQRWRLAGLAALAAAWIAGSFYYQLAWPLATKAMVLTGSGALLGLLAWFTLRAPGSRALQMAQPPGATGTMGVQGRRAAAVALLLGLGATLLVANVGIAQKERTIAQGRKVYVALAPVDPRSLMQGDFMRLNFNLPPEASSHQELAWGERPHAIGTLDERGVVQWRRVATAQEPLQPGELRFELTPRDGRWTLVTDAWYFREGDAARWGAAKFGEFRVEPSGKALLVGLADAQLQGIAP; translated from the coding sequence ATGAACGAAACGCTCCTTCCAACCCCGCCCGCCGCTACCGATGGGCCACGCAGCCCAACCGATGCCCTCGGCCATATGGTGCATGAAGCCAAGGCACAGGGGCTGCTGCCGCCCCATGCCCAGCCACCGGCAGACACGGGCCGCCCCTGGCCCGTGGTGGTGCTCACCGCGCTGGGGGCCTGGCTTGCTGCGCTGCCCATCCTTTCCATCTTCGGGCTGTTTGGTGCGCGGTGGATCATGGAAGGCTCTGGCGCCTACCTGGTGGGCGCAGCCTTGGTGGCAGGTGCCGTGGCGCTGCTGCGCAGCAAAGACCTGGCCCTGTTTGTAGAGCAGCTGAGCATACCTGCCCTGTGTGTGGGTGGCAGCCTGCTGGGCATAGGCCTGGGTCGGGATCTGCCGAATGAGGCTGCGGCCGGGGCACTGGCCGTCATCACCCTGGGCGTGGCGGCAGCCACTCCGCTGCCCTGGCTGCGCATGGTGCTTGGGGCTACGGCAGGCACCCTGTTTGCGTGGATGCTGACCACCGCCACAGGCAGCCTGCGCCATGCATCCATGCTGCCCCTGTGGGCGGTGGCGCATACGGGTCTGGCGGTCTGGGTCGGCCTGCTGGTGTCCCAACACCACGCTGTAGGGCACAGCCCCATTGCCAGCCGCCTGGCCGCTGCGCTGGAACCGCTGGCCGGTGGCTGGCTGGTGCAGGCGCTGGTATGGCTCGCCATGCTGTCTGGCATGACCTTTTTGGCGGGCGGGGTGCTGGGGGGCGGAATCAACGCCGCATGGCACAGCACGCAACCCCATGGGCCGGGGGCGGGTGCAGAGCGTCTGTGGCAAGTGCCCCAGGTAGGCTCTGCCCTGCTGGTGTTGGCAGCCGCCTGGGTGGTGCACCGGGCCTGGCCTGCCGCGCGCCAGGCGCAGGCGGCGCTGCTGGTGGTGGTGCTTGCGGGGCTGGGCTTTTTCATTCCCATGCTGGGCGGTGCCCTGCTGGCCCTGGCGATCGCGGGCACCACACAGCGCTGGCGTCTGGCAGGGTTGGCAGCCCTTGCAGCGGCGTGGATTGCGGGCAGCTTTTACTACCAGCTTGCCTGGCCGCTGGCGACCAAAGCCATGGTCCTGACTGGCAGCGGCGCTCTGCTGGGGTTGCTGGCATGGTTCACCCTGCGCGCTCCGGGTTCCCGGGCACTGCAGATGGCTCAACCGCCTGGCGCTACAGGAACCATGGGGGTGCAAGGCCGCCGTGCCGCTGCGGTGGCACTGCTGCTGGGCCTGGGGGCCACCCTGCTGGTGGCCAATGTAGGCATTGCGCAAAAGGAGCGCACCATCGCCCAGGGCCGCAAGGTGTATGTGGCGCTGGCCCCGGTAGACCCCCGTTCGCTGATGCAGGGGGACTTCATGCGGCTGAACTTCAACCTGCCCCCGGAGGCGTCAAGCCATCAGGAACTGGCCTGGGGCGAGCGCCCCCACGCCATCGGCACGCTGGACGAGCGAGGGGTGGTGCAGTGGCGGCGGGTTGCCACAGCCCAAGAGCCGCTGCAACCCGGCGAGCTGCGCTTTGAACTGACACCGCGCGATGGTCGCTGGACCCTGGTGACGGATGCCTGGTACTTCCGCGAAGGCGATGCCGCCCGGTGGGGGGCCGCGAAATTTGGCGAGTTCCGGGTCGAACCCAGTGGCAAGGCACTGCTGGTGGGCCTGGCCGATGCCCAGCTGCAGGGCATTGCACCGTAA
- a CDS encoding DUF2157 domain-containing protein: protein MNLRTAWLDLIQRHGLDRTTALQLESLAPWHEPPPHLQRHLWRTVAVLAAALGGLGIVMWIASNWDTLGRPARFALLQGFVAVMYGGALWRAAVRVPLGILALLGTGALFAYFGQTYQTGADPWQLFALWAVLTLPLALAARSDALWAPWVLVAITGVALWSQAHTGHRWRVLPQDLSVHLMALSAALGITAAMLPVPALQRITGAGLWSLRVAGSLAITLVTSSALPALFHSPVAAHYALGLLLLAGTVAVTAQRRSFDLFLLSAAALGLNVLLVAGLVRLMLEGSRGDFIGSLLFIGLVAAGLLAATVQGVMRLARNAQALPHADKPHHPTEGAA, encoded by the coding sequence ATGAACTTGCGCACCGCCTGGCTGGATCTCATCCAGCGCCATGGGCTGGACCGCACCACCGCGCTCCAGCTCGAATCTCTGGCCCCGTGGCACGAGCCACCGCCCCATCTGCAGCGCCACCTGTGGCGCACCGTAGCCGTGCTGGCCGCAGCTCTGGGGGGTCTCGGCATCGTGATGTGGATTGCATCCAACTGGGACACCCTGGGCCGCCCCGCCCGCTTTGCACTACTGCAAGGCTTTGTGGCCGTGATGTATGGGGGGGCCTTGTGGCGCGCCGCCGTGCGCGTGCCCCTGGGCATCCTCGCGCTGCTGGGCACCGGGGCACTGTTTGCCTACTTTGGGCAGACCTACCAGACCGGGGCCGACCCCTGGCAACTGTTTGCCCTGTGGGCCGTGCTCACCCTGCCCCTGGCGCTGGCTGCGCGCAGTGATGCCCTGTGGGCACCCTGGGTCCTGGTGGCCATCACGGGCGTTGCGCTGTGGTCGCAGGCACACACAGGGCACCGCTGGCGCGTGCTGCCGCAGGACCTGAGCGTGCATCTGATGGCCTTGTCTGCAGCACTGGGCATCACTGCAGCCATGCTGCCCGTGCCAGCGCTGCAACGCATCACGGGTGCAGGGCTGTGGTCCTTGCGCGTGGCTGGCAGCCTGGCCATCACCCTGGTCACCTCATCGGCCTTGCCTGCGCTGTTCCACTCGCCCGTGGCTGCGCACTACGCGCTGGGCCTGCTGCTGTTGGCTGGCACGGTCGCCGTTACCGCCCAGCGGCGCTCTTTCGACCTGTTTCTGCTCAGCGCTGCGGCGCTGGGCCTGAATGTGCTGCTCGTGGCCGGGCTGGTGCGGCTGATGCTGGAGGGATCGCGTGGGGACTTCATCGGCTCCCTGCTCTTCATCGGTCTGGTCGCCGCGGGCCTGCTGGCCGCCACCGTGCAGGGCGTGATGCGCCTGGCACGCAATGCCCAGGCCCTGCCGCACGCTGACAAGCCACACCACCCCACAGAAGGTGCCGCATGA
- a CDS encoding YihY family inner membrane protein, with product MPLKTAARRLEILLAELSKFPWRTTAQTLRERFREDQLGLTASSLTFTTVLALVPFLAVALAVFTAFPIFGKLQGVVQKWLVESLVPESISRQVLGYLTQFASKASGLGAAGFSILLGTALMLILTIDRTLNNIWRVRRLRPLGQRLMIYWAAITLGPLLLGGSLALTSYVMSASSGLVRTLPDGVALLVDSIQFFILAAGMAGLYHFVPNTTVKWQHAWVGGLFVAVCMELAKKVLAAYLTKVPTYSVVYGAFATLPILLVWIYVAWVIVLLGAVVTAYLPSLLAGVARRGTVAGWGFQLAVEVLQELHHARQLPFKGLRAAQLAQSLRVDVLQLEPVLEALAALDWIGQVSDPVVSAADVPELRYVLLVDPERTALEPLVQRLLLDQTERLAPLWNTAGFARLKLQDVL from the coding sequence ATGCCCTTAAAGACCGCCGCACGGCGGTTGGAAATTTTGCTGGCAGAGCTGTCGAAGTTTCCGTGGCGCACCACGGCGCAGACGCTGCGCGAGCGCTTCCGCGAGGACCAGCTCGGCCTGACGGCCAGCAGCCTGACCTTCACCACCGTGCTGGCGCTGGTGCCGTTTCTGGCCGTGGCGCTGGCGGTGTTCACGGCGTTTCCCATCTTCGGCAAGCTGCAGGGCGTGGTGCAGAAGTGGCTGGTGGAAAGCCTGGTGCCCGAGAGCATCTCGCGCCAGGTGCTGGGTTACCTCACGCAGTTTGCGTCCAAAGCCAGTGGTCTGGGGGCGGCGGGCTTCAGCATTTTGCTGGGCACCGCGCTGATGCTGATCCTGACGATTGACCGCACGCTCAACAACATCTGGCGCGTGCGGCGGCTGCGCCCACTGGGGCAGCGGCTGATGATCTACTGGGCTGCCATCACGCTGGGGCCGTTGCTGCTGGGGGGCAGCCTGGCGCTCACGTCGTATGTGATGTCAGCATCCAGCGGGCTGGTGCGCACCCTGCCGGACGGCGTGGCCTTGCTGGTCGATTCCATCCAGTTCTTCATCCTGGCTGCAGGCATGGCGGGGCTGTACCACTTTGTGCCCAACACCACGGTGAAATGGCAGCACGCCTGGGTGGGCGGCCTGTTTGTGGCGGTGTGCATGGAGCTGGCCAAAAAGGTGCTCGCCGCCTACCTGACCAAGGTGCCCACCTATTCGGTGGTGTACGGCGCTTTTGCCACCCTGCCCATCTTGCTGGTGTGGATCTATGTGGCCTGGGTGATTGTGTTGCTGGGGGCCGTGGTGACGGCCTACCTGCCCAGTCTGCTGGCGGGGGTGGCACGCCGCGGCACGGTGGCGGGGTGGGGGTTCCAGCTGGCGGTGGAAGTGCTGCAGGAGCTGCACCACGCCCGGCAACTGCCCTTCAAGGGCCTGCGCGCGGCCCAGCTGGCGCAATCCCTGCGGGTGGATGTGCTGCAGCTGGAGCCTGTGCTGGAGGCGCTGGCAGCGCTGGACTGGATCGGTCAGGTCAGTGACCCGGTGGTCAGCGCTGCCGATGTGCCCGAGTTGCGCTACGTGCTGCTGGTAGACCCCGAGCGCACCGCGCTGGAGCCACTGGTGCAGCGGCTGCTGCTGGACCAGACCGAGCGCCTGGCCCCTTTGTGGAACACCGCCGGATTTGCCCGCCTGAAGTTGCAGGATGTGCTGTAA